ACACTGGATGACATGACATGCCATACATCCATAATAgaacacaaacttaccttgacagTTTGGTCATCATACATAACCCATCTTTCATGATCATGACTATAGGCAAAACAATGATAATGTTGCCCATAATAGCAAACCTGAGAGTTTAAAATCAAACCTTAAAAATAATGTCCAATAATCACCCCTATTTCTGCATTTTAAAATTTGTACTCCAAATTAAAACACAAACACGTGCAAAGAGGAAAATAGACTGCGCATTCGTACCACAGAGACCAAGTTATGCTTATTCTTGGGATCAATACCCCGATAAAGCACACTAATATCTATTTCATTAGTTAAGGCAGCCAGTGTTGCTGCTATGTCATcagcactttcacatgtattctGCCAACCGAGAACTGCAAGACCAAAAATGATAATGATTTTAGAAGTATAAACCACTGAGTAACCAagtataaattcatttaataacttCAAGCACAACCTGTTGTGAAAACATGTGGTGGATTTGAGAGAATGTGATGGACATAGTTGAGCTTCCCACAGCCACCAGCCTCTTGATCACAAGCTAATTGATGGTTCCTCTCCACAAGATTTAAAAGCTCATCAAAGGAGCTTTCTTCACTCATAACCTGAAAGGTAAAAAAATGTTTTGTTAGGAATAACCAAGAAAAGAAAATTGTTCAAAAGGAGTTCTAGAGTTCTTTTTTCCATGCGCAAAGGATAGACACCTTCATTGTTCGCAGTGCACTGGCATTTATGTTATGAAAGAAAGTAGTGTACTTCAAATGTCTGGACTCCACACCACAACTGTAGCAATTCATTCGTTCAAAGATATCCATCCCAAAAAGAGAATGCACTGTACAAGCACTATTTGCACAATCCCAAGAGCCCGTGCAGTTGCTGTCCATAGAATCAGCATCAGAAACACTTGAAGCAGAAGTGAAAGACCGATGAAGGCAATCAAATATTACGGCCAATACTTCAGAAGCATCATTCATCTGACCCTGTAAATTGCTAGTATCTTTGTCAAATCTTTCAAACATAGACATCCATCTAAAATCGTAATTTTGAGTAATGATGGGATAGCTAACAATTAGAAATGCGATGTAGAATAAGCACTGATTTTACCTCTTGGAAAAAGTTACTATCTGGATACAAGTTGCTAAGGGCTATTCTAAGTGATGTAGGGGCTACTGGTTCTCTCCGTGCATCACTAGATGCGATGTTCAGGGCAGTGAAAATTTCATATAGTGCGCAGATAACACATGGATCTCCCACATGAACATGATCTGATGCTGATCTCCGCAAGAATTCATCACGAAACCGTCTCAAGTGCCACAATGACTGAAGTTAATACCAAAGGCAGCAAATGATTAGAAAGGGAAGATTACATAGAGGGCCAAGTTTAAGGACGGTGGGCTGAAAGGGACCAGGAATTACAGTACGAGAAAAACTAACCTGTATAATAACATTCAGAAAGCAATTATATTCGCCAACATCATTCAGCAGACCTGTACCAAACATTTCAGTTTCTTTCAAACCTTCACCGGAGACCTCATTTGGTGAGACACCATGGGTTTTTACTTCCAAAGGTACCCTTTCTACTGCTTTCAAACTTGAAGCCAAGGGAAATCTCTGTTGTGCTTGGTATGTGTCTGAAAAATGACAATAACAAGGTTAGAAAGCTGCTCAAGCAGACCATCTActcaagaaaaatgaaaattagAAACTTAACGCCGAGACCATGTTTAACGGTATGTGCAGCTTTGCAGCCAAGCTGCAATCAATCATAAAGAACAACACTACACAACAGAACTATACTACAGTAAGGAATACCTCTGTTACAACAAAAAGTATCAGTCCAATTTATAAAAGTGGAACTTATCTCAGCAACTGACTGCCAAATACCGGTACACTCGCTAGAGTTGAGCTACAACTACCAAGTTAAATACAAATGCATGCATGTGAGATTATTCATGCACCAACACAATAGACTGCCAAATACAGGTACATGCAATAGAGTTTAGCCAAAACTACAAAGTTAAATATAAATGCATAACTAGGCAGCTCATTGTCAAAAAAATTTCGCACTTTAGCCAATCAGATTGAGGACACCAACACTTAACCTTTGTAACAAATACCCAGGAAAAAGTGTTTCACCTGAGTTTGTCTCAACAAAAACTGTAGAAAAGCATTATTGACTGCAAAATCTTCCTTAAAGAAGAACGGATATTTTTCTTTTACCAATAAAAAATTCATAGGCGAAATCGTCTTAAAGTCTGTTCATGAGATGCTAATGAGAAAATGGGTGAGAATTTACCGAACATACACTAAAACAGTTATATGGATGACTTGTTTCAAGATACCTAATCTCAAGTACAAATTTGTAAGTGTAGGGAAACAATAAGAAGCATGAAAAAGTAAATGCGGTAAGGACATTACCAAGACTTTGGCGAACGGCCTTCTTAAGGTCTGCTTGGAACCTTTCTTCGTCATCTTCCTCAGCTTGCAGTTGTCTTAAAGTCTTTGTACCACCTTCCCCAGATACAGGAGCAGCTGGTTTTACAGAAACACCCACATCGACTTAGTTCCCAAAAGTTGGACAAATAAATTAGAAAAGCAGCTTACCACATAAAAACtaacaataataaaaaaatattaacacaaaTTCACAATGACAGATGGTCTATAACCATTATGGCACGGTGATCAGAGCAGAATGTGGAATGGGATAGCATATAATAATGATTATATTTCCTCATACAACTTCATACACTTTATTCCTTGTATTCTAAAGCTTAGATAGTCATTTTCCCTCTACATAGTATAGATAGATAATAAGAGAATGCATGTGGAACGGGTTAATATAGAATAATTTTTGCAGCTAACAAAATTAAGCAGGAAAATGTAACTTTCCAAAAGAAAACGTGGCAAGCATTATATCTATACAATCTCATACTTAATTTTGTATACCTAATAGTATAATACAAGGTAGCCAAAAGAATATTTTGAATAAGCAAAACAGAAAGAGAAGATAGGCCAATATTATAAGGATAAGAGTGTGGGTGCATGAGCACATATGTCTAGACTTGATATCCAGTAAATCAAAAAGCTCCAGCTCATCAAACCATAGATTTAATGTAGCATCAAAATAAGCTTTACCACTGTCCATGGGGCCACCATCAACATATCCAACTTGTTCTTCCACGTTGCCATGAGAGATTCTACcttgaatgttttgattttcaGATGACGAGACTCGATACTTTCCATCAAGAAATTTGTTGTTACCCTTATGTCGTCGACCCTTTCTTCCTGTCCATTGATTACTAGGAAAAAAACCATCATCTGGGACAGCACCCCTAGTGCCGGATGTAATAGAAGTCACTGGCACAGCTGAACCATTGGCAGCGCTCATTGGTATGCTATCCAATTTGTTTGCGACCCCGCTCCTTGGTGCCAAATGTTGCTGAAAAGAAAGTTTATAAAGTTTTCTGATTATCTCATCATGGTTCCTATAAAGGTAACAGCATGAAGCACATCTTGGCATGATATCTTTCCAACTTTCCATCTCATCATGCATAAAGGAAAGAGTCACCAACATAATGCTCACCTGAATATCTAGATTACCAGCATCCAAACATGCATCATGCAATCCATCAACCGCTTTCTCTGCATGCGTTTGAATAGTTCTTGTATTTTGCTCTGCAAGGTGCTTCGGTTTAGCCCCATTCTCAATCCATCTTTGATACTCCAAAGTCTCCTCAAGcatcctttcctcttcttcgagctCTATTTTTCGTCTAAATTCCTCTTCTTGCTGTTTTAAGTCATCATTATTCACAGAAACAACTTTAGAATCTAGATGGTCACCATCAGCTGCCCCAGAACTGCAAGAAACACACATGAAAATGCACATTAATATTAAACTATACCAAAAGGTACTATCACCACTTGCAAAGAGAAGAATGATCACTATAGACAATGAGAATATGCGAATGGAGAACAGCAGGAAATATACACTTGCTCAGCAGTCTCATCATTTAGCATATGCAGCTCATTTCCACCATAACCCTGAAACATTAAGAAAACATTAGACCTGCACCATGGAACATGCAATTTAAGTTACTAGCAGctgaatattaaaaaataaaaagtagcaaTACCTTTGAATCCTTGGATTTTCTGAACTCCTTGTTCTTTTTCTTATCCTTGACTTTCTCCTGAGAATGTCTGGAATTACCACTTCCTCCTCGAGCAACCTTCTTAGCGTCACGTGCAAGCTCTGCTAAAAATGCTTCTCTCGCAGCATCAGATTTCTCAGTGGCATCTTTCTCAGCCATGTCCTCCAAGTGTGCCTgaatttaaaaatgataaataaatagataaaaatcATATCACGATATGGCATAGTCTATACGAAATAGAACACATAAATCCAATTAGCTTAATACAAACCCTCAAGTATGATTTCACTAAAGGCAGCATTATTGACTGATAATCATGTGCAGATACAGACTCAAGTTTGAGTTCCAACTGCTGCATCCCAGTAACGTTTCGCATAATTCGTGCATCGATTTTGCTTAGCTGCTTGacaaaatgaaataattaagaatgGCAGGTTAAGAATCAATTCTTTATATTGAAAGTTGCACCTAAAGCAAATGACAGACCTCTAGAGATAATTGTTCCTTCTGTCTCTGAATGGCAACTTCTATGTAGGTGTCCGCTTGATGCAGATAATCCTTAGCTCTCCAGTCATCATCTTCCCCAGATTCCAAGTCACACAACTGAGAAGTCACACCAGCATAAGTATTCTCATAGCCAAATTGATTGATATTCAGTGCTTCTGCTTCTTGTAAAACATTTGTAATAGCATCTAACTCAAATCTACTGCTAAGGAACATATCATCACTCTCAGTCTCAACAAGTTCTTCTCTGTGCTTTCTAAGGACAGATTCGTAGCTTTGATGAACAAATTCAGTGGCAGTCTCCCTCTTCTTACCTTCTTCAAGACAGAGATCCTCTAAAGCTTGCAATGCTTCCTCGTAGCTCATATGGCCACATTTTCTCTCACAGAGACTCTGTAGGTGATAAAACTCCTTCTCCAGCATCTGGAGAATTTCTAGTCCTTGCTGTGTTTTCTCTGCTTTCATGTGTACCCATGATGCCAATTGATACTGACTTGAGGGGCCTGAAAAGATCCAGGACAGCAGAGCATCAGCATCCTGTACAAACTCATTTCCATTGCTACCTCTGGACTTTTCCAGGGCAGAATCTTCTATTGCTGCATCAGGCAATAAATGTTCATCCAAGAGGAGACACGAAGCATCTGCATTAAGAACAATCTTCTCCTTAACCTCAAGAATCTTAGTAGCACCATGCACATCATCCACAGGAGCAGTCTTCTCAGAGTATCTAGCCATACCGCAAGAATGAGATAAGTCCTGTAGGAATTTGAGAACTTTTCTAAGCTGTGTAGATCCCAGAAAACAGATACACATGGGAGTCTGATCTATGCCATGATTTAGAAGCTGAGAACCAGAAACCAGACTCTGCAACTCATCCATTGTGAACTGTATCACCTTGTTAAGATGGCTAGCAGCAAGGTACTTATGTCTAATAAGCAGTTCAAATGTGGCATGAATTCTTTCAAGCAACTTTGCACGCTCAGCATCAGCCACTGTTGGCCAACAATCAACAAGGGGATATGTTACAGAACCCTTGTTTCCATCGCATCCTTTGCACTCAATGCTAGAAACTTGCTCACAAACATTACACTCTACACTACCACAACTGTAACTAACCCCAAGAATTTCCTTTGCAGGAGATGAATCCCATGCATCATCAAAGCAATCATTACACTGCTCATTACGGTCCCCAATCATTTTAATTGCAGCAGAAATATCCAAAGGATTCCAAGAACAGTTAAGGAGCATCTCTATCCACTCACTATCAATACTCTGTGGCAACACGTTCTGCATTTTTGGTATGAGGTTCCCCATATGCTCCTGAACAACATGCTGCATATGAGACTCTGAATCCGCAAATTTTTCACTACACCTACAACAAACCCAAAAGTTCCAAGTCTTATAAGCCTCCGCAAATTCTAAAGCCTCTGATAAGACATCACTTGCCAATTCATCTTTCACCAAACCAAAATGCGCTTTGATGTCACTAACCCTAATTCTAAGCAGATCTCTCTTCAAGTCAATGCTCATTGAATTCCAATATGATCGAACCCAATCTTTCCTTTCAGCTGTAGAACCATTCTTCCTCCTCCTCCTATCTGCTCCTCTTTGCCCGCTTCCTGAAGTTAAATCCAGTTCATCCTTCTCGCCCTTGCTTTGCAACTGTGGTGAAGAAGAAGCTGCTTCAGATTTCTGCTGCTGCAACAACCTAGCAGCAGCAACTCTAACCTcaatttctttccttctttcttctgGTGTCTTCGTAGCTTTCTTGATCTCATTAGGCCTTCTCGATGGCACTAGCCTAACCTCCATTGGATCATCAGTCACTCTCCGGACCGGAATAAACCTGAATTTCTCTTCTCCACTCCCTAAATTCTTCATCCAAGTAGAAATTGAAGCGATATGTGATTTCTGTATCAACGACCTAAGCTCACTTTGCACTTGCAAAATCCTCGCTTCCGCAGTTAATGTTTGCTGTTGACTTTCTTCTTGTAAGCTTTCTTTAGCGGGATCCACCGGATTCTCAATGGCCAACGCGCGTTCGCATTCTTGAACCACTTCTTCATACTCTTTTGCATCGTTGGCCGTGTCATACAGTAAATTAGCATAAAAATGAGCAAATTCGATGGAGTTGGGTGATAACTCTACAGCTTTTCTGGCTGAATCTATCGCGCTTTTCAAATGCCGATTTTTAGCGTTAGGGTCATCCATGATGGACGCCACTTTCAAGCACACCGTGCCTTGAACGCGGTGAACTAGAGCGGCCTGAGCCGAGTTCTCGTGACGAGTGCACGATTCTTTCATCAACCGAAGCGCTTTCGTATGGTTGCCACGTCGGAGTGCCGTTAGGGCTCGCTCACAGTCAGCCTTAACCACAGACGACGAAGACGAACCATTCGATTCATCCGGAACACCAGCCGATACCCCGACCTTCGCATTATTCCCACTCAACTCAGCTTCACCTGAATCATTAACGACATTCACTGGCGCCGGAAACTGTTTTGAGCGCGGAGCAACGTTCTTCTTCTTGTGCCCCATCGATTATTATCTCAATCGAATCAACATGCAtaaatctttctttttcttttttctttttccttttcctctTTTCTCCTTGTGCTTTATCAATATATTTCCAGAGAAAAGATttcagaaagaaagaaagaaagaaagaagatgaactTACTGGAAATGCGAGGGATAAAGTCGTAAATTCTGAAAGTACGATGACGGAAAATGATCGGCGATGAAACCGAAGCGTTAAAATAGCTTCGTAGTCGTCGTCTTCGTCTTCTTCTTCTCCAAGAGTGTGACAGACAAAGGCACCTATTCCATGGAAGGAAGAGGGTGAGACTTTGATTCGCGAGAAAGCTAAAATGGGGATTAaccaattttaatttatatataattaataacgATAAATTTTATTACTTAATGCTAAGCCCACTTtcctttttttaaatatttaacatatacatGAACCATTAAATTTATTAGATTAATTTTGGCTTTTTTCGTGTTTAAAAtagtaaatattatatttcattattttatataataactatgttaaaaacaatataattttcaaattaaaattatttttaatattaatttactttttaaattataaaatgagaAATGTTATACGTTATTTAGAAGGAAGATGTGAAGAATAATAGAATATAAAATTTTCAGGAAAGGTGAAGCTTTTCACACCAACCAACGAAGGGTAGGTGTAAGCAATTTAAACtttgtaaaagaaaatattagctttTATGATAAAAGATAttatctttttaattatttaataatttaattcgtTCATGCATAATTTATACATGTAATAACAAAATGATGTCCAAAATTCTAAATTTCAAATCCAATCGATATCGTGTTAATTATGTAcggattaattttaataataaaattattttttaataaaagattaatttactctttaatttaatgtatatgaattaatttatttaatttttaaataaaaaacaaaatataattcaactttcaataTAAAAATCTTcataaaaattaactaattttaatttatatataattaataataataataaattttattacttcATGCAAATTCTCACAAGTTTTGCATgagatatatttatatatttttatatataataaatctAAATCAAGGTTGCAAGTGATGTCAGTTGTTCAAgtcaattattttattatttttatttttattattttataagagttatattaaaatgtgattttaatcTATGAAACACAAGTTATATATTCACATTAGATTTTATACACAATTTTTATTAATAagctaaaaatatttaaaattaatattttatatatcataatattaacatcacgtttaaaatattttaaattttttcgcATTAAGTTTTTTACAAtaacattaaatatataaaattttaaaatcaattttttaaaaatatattttcatggGGAATGATTCCAAATATTCATCCTCTAGTGGCCCAAACTATCTATACTAGGGATCAATTCTTCCAAATTCCTTTAGGGGATCAAAATTGGAGACAATTGACTAAATACAAAATCATTTTCTTTAtccatttaaaaataaataattttatatatttaaattaaataaataatccaaTAAATTGCTTTTTAACTAAATTTATAGttattatcatttaatttttagtaaataaatgtatataaacatttaatttttagTTATTATCAAATCAATCTATTTCAGATATAATAAAAGTTTTGAATGGAAGGGAGGTTGATTACTTAGACCAAGTGGGCATAGGCTGTGTTTCTTAATGGAACAAATGGCATCTTAAGTATAAGTATTTGATGTCAAATAAATTGAGATCTTGATGTTTACTTGCAACTGATAGGGAAAGAGATGTCTCATTAtccatatttataaatataaaaatgattttaaaagtCTAAAATAATCAACAGGAGACACGCATAACATGCATGTTTCTTTATGTTACAAATTTAACACAACATAAAATTAAAACCAGTgctgatatttatattgtaatcCTGGGATTAAAATTAAttgtgaaattttatttttaaa
This is a stretch of genomic DNA from Gossypium arboreum isolate Shixiya-1 chromosome 11, ASM2569848v2, whole genome shotgun sequence. It encodes these proteins:
- the LOC108464233 gene encoding uncharacterized protein LOC108464233, producing MGHKKKNVAPRSKQFPAPVNVVNDSGEAELSGNNAKVGVSAGVPDESNGSSSSSVVKADCERALTALRRGNHTKALRLMKESCTRHENSAQAALVHRVQGTVCLKVASIMDDPNAKNRHLKSAIDSARKAVELSPNSIEFAHFYANLLYDTANDAKEYEEVVQECERALAIENPVDPAKESLQEESQQQTLTAEARILQVQSELRSLIQKSHIASISTWMKNLGSGEEKFRFIPVRRVTDDPMEVRLVPSRRPNEIKKATKTPEERRKEIEVRVAAARLLQQQKSEAASSSPQLQSKGEKDELDLTSGSGQRGADRRRRKNGSTAERKDWVRSYWNSMSIDLKRDLLRIRVSDIKAHFGLVKDELASDVLSEALEFAEAYKTWNFWVCCRCSEKFADSESHMQHVVQEHMGNLIPKMQNVLPQSIDSEWIEMLLNCSWNPLDISAAIKMIGDRNEQCNDCFDDAWDSSPAKEILGVSYSCGSVECNVCEQVSSIECKGCDGNKGSVTYPLVDCWPTVADAERAKLLERIHATFELLIRHKYLAASHLNKVIQFTMDELQSLVSGSQLLNHGIDQTPMCICFLGSTQLRKVLKFLQDLSHSCGMARYSEKTAPVDDVHGATKILEVKEKIVLNADASCLLLDEHLLPDAAIEDSALEKSRGSNGNEFVQDADALLSWIFSGPSSQYQLASWVHMKAEKTQQGLEILQMLEKEFYHLQSLCERKCGHMSYEEALQALEDLCLEEGKKRETATEFVHQSYESVLRKHREELVETESDDMFLSSRFELDAITNVLQEAEALNINQFGYENTYAGVTSQLCDLESGEDDDWRAKDYLHQADTYIEVAIQRQKEQLSLELSKIDARIMRNVTGMQQLELKLESVSAHDYQSIMLPLVKSYLRAHLEDMAEKDATEKSDAAREAFLAELARDAKKVARGGSGNSRHSQEKVKDKKKNKEFRKSKDSKGYGGNELHMLNDETAEQVSGAADGDHLDSKVVSVNNDDLKQQEEEFRRKIELEEEERMLEETLEYQRWIENGAKPKHLAEQNTRTIQTHAEKAVDGLHDACLDAGNLDIQQHLAPRSGVANKLDSIPMSAANGSAVPVTSITSGTRGAVPDDGFFPSNQWTGRKGRRHKGNNKFLDGKYRVSSSENQNIQGRISHGNVEEQVGYVDGGPMDSAAPVSGEGGTKTLRQLQAEEDDEERFQADLKKAVRQSLDTYQAQQRFPLASSLKAVERVPLEVKTHGVSPNEVSGEGLKETEMFGTGLLNDVGEYNCFLNVIIQSLWHLRRFRDEFLRRSASDHVHVGDPCVICALYEIFTALNIASSDARREPVAPTSLRIALSNLYPDSNFFQEGQMNDASEVLAVIFDCLHRSFTSASSVSDADSMDSNCTGSWDCANSACTVHSLFGMDIFERMNCYSCGVESRHLKYTTFFHNINASALRTMKVMSEESSFDELLNLVERNHQLACDQEAGGCGKLNYVHHILSNPPHVFTTVLGWQNTCESADDIAATLAALTNEIDISVLYRGIDPKNKHNLVSVVCYYGQHYHCFAYSHDHERWVMYDDQTVKVIGSWADVLTMCERGCLQPQVLFFEAVN